In Vigna radiata chloroplast, complete genome, one DNA window encodes the following:
- the atpB gene encoding ATP synthase CF1 beta subunit, producing the protein MRINPTTSGPEISSIEKKNLGHIDQIIGPVLDVAFPPGQMPNIYNALVVTGRDTVGQQINVTCEVQQLLGNNRVRAVAMSATDGLKRGMEVIDTGTPLSVPVGGATLGRIFNVLGEPIDNLGPVDTRTTSPIHRSAPTFIQLDTKLSIFETGIKVVDLLAPYRRGGKIGLFGGAGVGKTVLIMELINNIAKAHGGVSVFGGVGERTREGNDLYMEMKESGVINEQNIAESKVALVYGQMNEPPGARMRVGLTALTMAEYFRDVNEQDVLLFIDNIFRFVQAGSEVSALLGRMPSAVGYQPTLSTEMGSLQERITSTKEGSITSIQAVYVPADDLTDPAPATTFAHLDATTVLSRGLAAKGIYPAVDPLDSTSTMLQPRIVGEEHYETAQRVKETLQRYKELQDIIAILGLDELSEEDRLTVARARKIERFLSQPFFVAEVFTGSAGKYVGLVETIRGFNLILSGELDGLPEQAFYLVGNIDEATAKATNLETESNLKK; encoded by the coding sequence ATGCGAATAAATCCTACTACTTCCGGTCCTGAAATTTCTTCGATTGAAAAAAAAAATCTGGGACATATTGACCAAATAATCGGTCCGGTACTAGATGTAGCCTTTCCCCCGGGGCAGATGCCTAATATTTACAATGCTCTGGTAGTTACGGGTCGAGATACTGTTGGTCAACAAATTAATGTGACTTGTGAAGTACAGCAATTATTAGGAAATAATCGAGTTAGAGCTGTAGCTATGAGTGCTACAGATGGTCTAAAGAGAGGAATGGAAGTTATTGACACAGGAACTCCCCTAAGTGTTCCAGTAGGCGGAGCAACTCTAGGACGAATTTTCAACGTGCTTGGAGAGCCGATTGATAATTTAGGTCCTGTAGATACTCGTACAACATCTCCTATTCATAGATCTGCGCCTACCTTTATACAATTAGATACAAAATTATCTATTTTTGAAACAGGAATAAAAGTAGTAGATCTTTTAGCTCCTTATCGTCGTGGAGGAAAAATAGGACTTTTCGGTGGAGCTGGAGTGGGTAAAACAGTACTTATTATGGAATTGATCAATAACATTGCCAAAGCTCACGGAGGTGTATCTGTATTTGGCGGAGTAGGTGAGCGTACTCGCGAGGGAAATGATCTTTATATGGAAATGAAAGAATCTGGAGTAATTAATGAACAAAATATTGCAGAATCTAAAGTAGCTCTAGTATATGGTCAAATGAATGAACCACCCGGAGCTCGTATGAGAGTTGGTTTAACTGCCCTAACTATGGCGGAATATTTTCGAGATGTCAATGAACAAGATGTACTTCTATTTATCGACAATATCTTCCGCTTCGTTCAAGCAGGATCTGAAGTATCTGCCTTATTGGGTCGAATGCCCTCTGCTGTGGGTTATCAACCCACTCTTAGTACTGAAATGGGTTCTTTACAAGAAAGAATCACTTCTACCAAAGAAGGGTCCATAACTTCTATTCAAGCAGTTTATGTACCTGCAGACGATTTAACTGACCCTGCCCCTGCTACGACATTTGCACATTTAGATGCTACTACTGTACTATCAAGAGGATTAGCCGCCAAAGGTATCTATCCAGCAGTAGATCCTTTAGATTCAACCTCAACTATGCTCCAACCTCGAATCGTTGGTGAAGAACATTATGAAACTGCGCAACGAGTTAAAGAAACTTTACAACGTTACAAAGAACTTCAAGACATTATAGCTATCCTTGGCTTGGACGAATTATCCGAAGAAGATCGCTTAACCGTAGCGAGAGCACGAAAAATTGAGCGTTTCTTATCACAACCTTTTTTCGTAGCAGAAGTTTTTACCGGTTCGGCTGGAAAATATGTTGGTCTAGTAGAAACAATTAGAGGGTTTAATTTGATCCTTTCTGGAGAATTAGACGGTCTTCCTGAACAAGCCTTTTATTTGGTAGGTAATATCGATGAAGCTACTGCGAAGGCTACGAACTTAGAAACGGAGAGCAATTTGAAGAAATGA
- the atpE gene encoding ATP synthase CF1 epsilon subunit encodes MTLNLCVLTPNRIVWDSEVKEIILPTNSGQIGVLPNHAPIASAVDIGILRIRLKDQWLTMALMGGFARINNNEITVLVNDAEKGSDIDPQEAQQTLEIAETNLNKAEGKRQTIEANLALRRARTRVEAINVIS; translated from the coding sequence ATGACTTTAAATCTTTGTGTATTGACCCCCAATCGAATTGTTTGGGATTCAGAAGTGAAGGAAATCATTTTACCTACTAATAGCGGACAAATTGGAGTATTACCTAATCATGCGCCTATTGCCTCAGCTGTCGATATAGGTATTTTGAGAATACGTCTTAAAGACCAATGGTTAACAATGGCTCTGATGGGGGGGTTTGCTAGAATAAATAATAATGAGATAACTGTTTTAGTAAATGATGCGGAAAAGGGTAGTGACATTGATCCACAAGAAGCACAGCAAACTCTTGAAATAGCAGAAACTAATTTGAATAAGGCTGAAGGCAAGAGACAAACAATTGAAGCAAATCTAGCTCTTAGACGAGCTAGAACACGAGTAGAGGCTATCAATGTTATTTCATAA
- the ndhC gene encoding NADH-plastoquinone oxidoreductase subunit 3 has product MFLLYEYDIFWAFLIISSLIPILAFLISGILAPISKGPEKLSSYESGIEPIGDAWLQFRIRYYMFALIFVVFDVETVFLYPWAMSFDVLGVSVFLEAFLFVLILIVGSVYAWRKGALEWS; this is encoded by the coding sequence ATGTTTCTTCTTTACGAATATGATATTTTTTGGGCATTTCTAATAATATCAAGTTTGATTCCTATTTTGGCATTTCTAATTTCTGGAATTTTAGCCCCCATTAGCAAGGGACCTGAAAAACTTTCTAGTTATGAATCCGGAATAGAACCAATAGGCGATGCTTGGTTACAATTTCGAATCCGTTATTATATGTTTGCTCTCATTTTTGTTGTTTTTGATGTTGAAACGGTTTTTCTTTATCCATGGGCAATGAGTTTCGATGTATTAGGGGTATCCGTATTTTTAGAAGCTTTCTTATTCGTTCTTATCCTAATTGTTGGTTCAGTTTATGCATGGCGAAAGGGGGCATTAGAATGGTCTTAA
- the ndhK gene encoding NADH-plastoquinone oxidoreductase subunit K, which yields MNSIEFPLLDQTTKNSVISTTLNDFSNWSRLSSLWPLLYGTSCCFIEFASLIGSRFDFDRYGLVPRSSPRQADLILTAGTVTMKMAPSLVRLYEQMPEPKYVIAMGACTITGGMFSTDSYSTVRGVDKLIPVDVYLPGCPPKPEAIIDAITKLRKKISREIYEDPMSFQRENRCFTTNHKFHVGYSTYTGNYGQEFFYQPPSTSEISSDTFF from the coding sequence ATGAATTCCATTGAGTTTCCCTTACTTGATCAAACAACCAAAAATTCAGTTATTTCAACTACATTAAATGATTTTTCAAATTGGTCAAGATTATCCAGTTTATGGCCGCTTCTTTATGGTACTAGTTGTTGCTTCATTGAATTTGCTTCATTAATAGGATCACGATTTGATTTTGATCGTTATGGACTAGTACCACGATCGAGTCCTAGGCAGGCAGACCTAATTTTAACAGCGGGCACTGTAACTATGAAAATGGCCCCTTCTTTAGTTCGATTATATGAACAAATGCCCGAACCTAAATATGTTATTGCTATGGGAGCCTGTACAATTACGGGGGGGATGTTTAGTACCGATTCTTATAGTACTGTTCGAGGCGTAGATAAGCTAATTCCTGTAGATGTATATTTGCCGGGCTGTCCACCTAAACCGGAGGCCATTATAGATGCTATAACAAAACTTCGTAAGAAAATATCTCGAGAAATATATGAAGATCCAATGAGTTTTCAACGAGAGAATAGATGTTTTACCACCAACCATAAGTTTCATGTTGGATACAGTACTTATACTGGCAATTATGGTCAAGAATTTTTCTATCAACCGCCATCTACTTCAGAGATATCGTCTGACACATTTTTTTAA
- the ndhJ gene encoding NADH-plastoquinone oxidoreductase subunit J, which yields MQGRLSSWLVKHGLIHRSLGFDYLGIETLQIKPEDWHSIAVILYVYGYNYLRSQCAYDVAPGGLLASVYHFTRIEYGINQPEEVCIKIFVSRKNPRIPSIFWVWKSADFQEKESYDMLGISYDSHPRLRRILMPENWIGWPLRKDYIAPNFYEIQDAH from the coding sequence ATGCAAGGTCGTTTGTCTTCTTGGCTAGTCAAACATGGATTAATTCATAGATCCTTGGGTTTCGATTACCTAGGAATAGAGACTTTACAAATAAAGCCCGAGGATTGGCATTCCATTGCTGTCATTTTATATGTATATGGTTACAATTATCTACGTTCTCAATGTGCCTATGATGTAGCACCCGGAGGACTCTTAGCTAGTGTATATCATTTTACAAGAATAGAGTATGGTATAAATCAACCTGAAGAGGTATGCATAAAAATATTTGTATCAAGAAAAAATCCCAGAATTCCTTCAATTTTTTGGGTTTGGAAAAGTGCGGATTTTCAAGAAAAGGAATCTTATGATATGTTGGGAATCTCTTATGATAGTCATCCGCGTCTAAGACGTATTTTAATGCCCGAAAATTGGATAGGATGGCCTTTGCGTAAAGATTATATCGCTCCAAATTTTTATGAAATACAAGATGCTCACTAA
- the rps4 gene encoding ribosomal protein S4, giving the protein MSRYRGPRFKKIRRLGYLPGLTSKKPTVKNEFRNQSRFSKKSQYRIRLEEKQKLRFHYGLTERQLLKYVRISGKAKGSTGQVLLQLLEMRLDNILFRLGMAATIPQARQFINHRHVLVNGRIVDIPSYRCKPQDIITAKDEQKSKTLIQNYLDSAPHEKLPNHLTVHPFQYKGLINQIIDNKWVGLKINELLVVEYYSRQT; this is encoded by the coding sequence ATGTCACGTTACAGAGGACCTCGTTTCAAAAAAATACGTCGTCTAGGATATTTACCAGGACTTACTAGTAAAAAGCCAACAGTCAAAAACGAATTTAGAAATCAATCGCGCTTCAGTAAAAAATCTCAATATCGTATTCGTTTAGAAGAAAAACAAAAATTGCGTTTTCATTATGGTCTTACAGAACGACAATTGCTAAAATACGTTCGTATCTCCGGAAAAGCTAAAGGATCAACTGGTCAGGTTTTATTACAACTACTTGAAATGCGCTTGGATAACATACTTTTTCGATTGGGTATGGCTGCGACTATTCCTCAAGCCCGCCAATTTATAAACCATAGACATGTTTTAGTTAATGGTCGTATAGTGGATATACCAAGTTATCGTTGCAAACCTCAAGATATTATTACAGCAAAGGATGAACAAAAATCAAAAACTCTGATTCAAAATTATCTTGATTCAGCCCCCCATGAGAAATTGCCAAATCATTTGACTGTTCACCCTTTCCAATATAAAGGTTTAATTAATCAAATAATAGATAATAAATGGGTTGGTTTGAAAATAAATGAATTACTGGTTGTAGAATATTATTCTCGTCAAACTTAA
- the ycf3 gene encoding photosystem I assembly protein ycf3, whose product MPRSRINENFIDKTFSIVANILLRIIPTTSGEKRAFTYYRDGMSAQSEGNYAEALQNYYEAMRLEIDPYDRSYILYNIGLIHTSNGEHTKALEYYFRALERNPFLPQAFNNMAVICHYRGEQAIRQGDSEVAESWFNQAAEYWKQAIALTPGNYIAAQNWLKITGRFE is encoded by the exons ATGCCTAGATCTCGGATAAATGAAAATTTTATTGATAAGACCTTTTCAATTGTAGCCAATATCTTATTACGAATAATTCCGACAACTTCAGGAGAAAAAAGGGCATTCACTTATTACAGAGATGGT ATGTCAGCTCAATCTGAAGGAAATTATGCAGAAGCTTTACAGAATTATTATGAGGCTATGCGACTGGAAATTGATCCCTATGATCGAAGTTATATACTTTATAACATAGGCCTTATTCACACAAGTAACGGAGAACATACTAAAGCTTTGGAATATTATTTTCGGGCGCTCGAACGAAACCCATTTTTGCCCCAAGCTTTTAATAATATGGCCGTGATCTGTCATTAC CGAGGAGAACAGGCCATTCGACAGGGAGACTCAGAAGTTGCGGAGTCTTGGTTTAATCAAGCCGCTGAATATTGGAAACAAGCTATAGCTCTTACCCCCGGTAATTATATTGCAGCACAGAATTGGTTGAAGATCACAGGGCGTTTTGAATAA
- the psaA gene encoding photosystem I P700 apoprotein A1 encodes MIIRSPEPEVKILVDRDPIKTSFEEWAKPGHFSRTIAKGPDTTTWIWNLHADAHDFDSHTNDLEEISRKVFSAHFGQLSIIFLWLSGMYFHGARFSNYEAWLSDPTHIRPSAQVVWPIVGQEILNGDVGGGFRGIQITSGFFQIWRASGITNELQLYCTAIGALVFAALMLFAGWFHYHKAAPKLAWFQDVESMLNHHLTGLLGLGSLSWAGHQIHVSLPINQFLNAAVDPKEIPLPHEFILNRDLLAQLYPSFSEGATPFFTLNWSKYGEFLTFRGGLDPVTGGLWLTDIIHHHLAIAILFLIAGHMYRTNWGIGHNIKDILEAHKGPFTGQGHKGIYEILTTSWHAQLSINLAMLGSLTIVVAHHMYSMPPYPYLATDYGTQLSLFTHHMWIGGFLIVGAAAHAAIFMVRDYDPTIRYNDLLDRVLRHRDSIISHLNWVCIFLGFHSFGLYIHNDTMSALGRPQDMFSDTAIQLQPIFAQWIQNTHALAPGTTAPGAATSTSLTWGGENLVAVGGKVALLPIPLGTADFLVHHIHAFTIHVTVLILLKGVLFARSSRLIPDKANLGFRFPCDGPGRGGTCQVSAWDHVFLGLFWMYNSISVVIFHFSWKMQSDVWGSISDQGIVTHITGGNFAQSSITINGWLRDFLWAQASQVIQSYGSSLSAYGLFFLGAHFVWAFSLMFLFSGRGYWQELIESIVWAHNKLKVAPATQPRALSIVQGRAVGVTHYLLGGIATTWAFFLARIIAVG; translated from the coding sequence ATGATTATTCGTTCACCGGAACCAGAAGTTAAAATTTTGGTAGATAGGGATCCTATAAAAACTTCTTTTGAGGAATGGGCAAAACCTGGGCATTTCTCAAGAACAATAGCTAAGGGACCAGATACTACTACTTGGATCTGGAACCTACATGCTGACGCTCATGATTTTGATAGCCATACTAATGATTTAGAGGAGATTTCCCGAAAAGTTTTTAGTGCGCATTTCGGCCAACTCTCTATCATCTTTCTTTGGCTGAGTGGCATGTATTTTCATGGTGCTCGTTTTTCCAATTATGAGGCATGGTTAAGTGATCCTACGCACATTAGGCCTAGTGCTCAGGTGGTTTGGCCAATAGTGGGTCAAGAAATATTGAATGGTGATGTAGGGGGGGGGTTCCGAGGAATACAAATAACCTCTGGTTTTTTTCAGATTTGGAGAGCATCTGGAATAACTAATGAATTACAACTCTATTGTACTGCAATTGGTGCATTGGTCTTTGCAGCCTTAATGCTTTTTGCTGGTTGGTTTCATTATCACAAAGCTGCTCCAAAATTGGCTTGGTTCCAAGATGTAGAATCTATGTTGAATCACCATTTGACAGGGCTCCTAGGGTTGGGGTCTCTTTCTTGGGCAGGACATCAAATACATGTATCTTTACCGATTAACCAATTTCTAAATGCTGCAGTAGATCCCAAAGAGATACCACTTCCTCATGAATTTATCCTAAATCGGGATCTTTTGGCTCAACTTTATCCGAGTTTTTCCGAGGGAGCAACCCCATTTTTTACCTTGAATTGGTCAAAATACGGAGAATTTCTTACTTTTCGTGGAGGATTAGATCCAGTAACTGGAGGTCTATGGCTGACCGATATTATACACCATCATTTAGCTATTGCAATTCTTTTCTTGATAGCAGGTCACATGTATAGGACCAACTGGGGTATTGGTCACAATATCAAAGACATTTTAGAGGCGCATAAAGGTCCATTTACAGGCCAGGGTCATAAAGGTATATATGAGATTCTAACAACGTCATGGCATGCTCAATTATCTATTAATCTAGCTATGTTAGGCTCTTTGACCATTGTTGTAGCTCACCATATGTATTCTATGCCTCCTTATCCATACCTAGCTACTGACTATGGTACACAACTGTCATTGTTTACACATCACATGTGGATTGGTGGATTTCTCATAGTCGGTGCTGCTGCGCATGCAGCGATTTTTATGGTAAGAGATTATGATCCGACTATTCGATACAACGATCTATTAGATCGTGTCCTTAGACATCGTGATTCAATCATATCACATCTTAACTGGGTATGTATCTTTTTAGGTTTTCACAGTTTTGGTTTGTATATTCATAATGATACCATGAGCGCATTAGGGCGCCCTCAAGATATGTTTTCAGATACCGCTATACAATTACAGCCGATCTTTGCTCAATGGATACAAAATACCCACGCTTTAGCACCTGGCACAACAGCCCCAGGTGCAGCAACAAGTACCAGTTTGACTTGGGGAGGTGAAAATTTAGTAGCAGTGGGCGGTAAAGTTGCTTTGTTACCTATTCCTTTAGGAACTGCGGATTTTTTGGTCCATCATATTCATGCATTTACAATTCATGTAACAGTATTGATACTCTTAAAGGGTGTTCTATTTGCTCGTAGTTCACGATTGATACCGGATAAAGCAAATCTAGGTTTTCGTTTCCCTTGTGATGGACCTGGAAGAGGGGGGACATGCCAAGTATCCGCTTGGGATCATGTCTTCTTAGGACTATTTTGGATGTACAATTCAATTTCCGTAGTTATATTCCATTTCAGTTGGAAAATGCAGTCAGATGTTTGGGGTAGTATAAGTGATCAAGGGATAGTAACTCATATCACAGGAGGAAATTTTGCGCAGAGTTCCATTACCATTAATGGGTGGCTTCGTGATTTCTTATGGGCGCAGGCATCCCAGGTAATTCAGTCTTATGGTTCTTCATTATCGGCATATGGTCTTTTTTTCTTGGGTGCACATTTTGTATGGGCTTTTAGTTTAATGTTTCTATTCAGCGGGCGTGGTTATTGGCAAGAACTTATTGAATCCATTGTTTGGGCTCATAATAAATTAAAAGTTGCTCCTGCTACTCAGCCCAGAGCCTTGAGCATTGTACAAGGACGTGCTGTAGGAGTAACACATTACCTTCTAGGTGGAATTGCCACAACATGGGCATTCTTCTTAGCAAGAATTATTGCAGTAGGATAA
- the psaB gene encoding photosystem I P700 apoprotein A2, translating to MALRFPSFSQGLAQDPTTRRIWFGIATAHDFESHDDITEERLYQNIFASHFGQLAIIFLWTSGNLFHVAWQGNFETWVQDPLHVRPIAHAIWDPHFGQPAVEAFTRGGALGPVNIAYSGVYQWWYTIGLRTNGDLYTGAIFLLILSIISLIAGWLHLQPKWKPSVSWFKNAESRLNHHLSGLFGVSSLAWTGHLVHVAIPGSRGEYVRWNNLLSILPHPEGLGPFFTGQWNLYAQNPDSNNHIFGTPQGAGTAILTLLGGFHPQTQSLWLTDIAHHHLAIAFIFLVAGHMYRTNFGIGHSIKDLLEAHTPPGGRLGRGHKGLYDTINNSIHFQLGLALASLGVITSLVAQHMYSLPAYAFIAQDFTTQAALYTHHQYIAGFIMTGAFAHGAIFFIRDYNPEQNQDNVLARMLDHKEAIISHLSWASLFLGFHTLGLYVHNDVMLAFGTPEKQILIEPIFAQWIQSAHGKTSYGFDILLSSTNSPAFNAGRSIWLPGWLNAVNENSNSLFLTIGPGDFLVHHAIALGLHTTTLILVKGALDARGSKLMPDKKDFGYSFPCDGPGRGGTCDISAWDAFYLAVFWMLNTIGWVTFYWHWKHITLWQGNISQFNESSTYLMGWLRDYLWLNSSQLINGYNPFGMNSLSVWAWMFLFGHLVWATGFMFLISWRGYWQELIETLAWAHERTPLANLIRWRDKPVALSIVQARLVGLAHFSVGYIFTYAAFLIASTSGKFG from the coding sequence ATGGCATTAAGATTTCCAAGCTTTAGTCAAGGCTTAGCTCAAGACCCCACTACTCGTCGTATTTGGTTTGGTATTGCTACCGCACATGACTTCGAAAGTCATGATGATATTACTGAGGAACGTCTTTATCAGAATATTTTTGCTTCTCATTTCGGGCAATTAGCAATCATTTTTCTGTGGACTTCCGGGAATCTCTTTCATGTAGCTTGGCAAGGTAATTTTGAGACATGGGTACAGGATCCTTTACATGTAAGACCTATTGCTCATGCAATTTGGGATCCTCATTTTGGTCAACCAGCTGTAGAAGCTTTTACTCGAGGAGGTGCTCTAGGCCCTGTTAATATAGCCTATTCTGGTGTTTATCAGTGGTGGTATACAATCGGTTTACGTACTAATGGGGATCTTTATACTGGAGCTATTTTTCTATTAATACTTTCTATTATATCTTTAATAGCAGGTTGGTTACACCTACAACCAAAATGGAAACCGAGTGTTTCGTGGTTTAAAAATGCCGAATCCCGCCTCAATCATCATTTGTCAGGACTATTCGGAGTAAGTTCCTTGGCTTGGACAGGGCATTTAGTTCATGTCGCTATTCCGGGGTCCAGGGGGGAATACGTTCGATGGAATAATTTATTAAGTATATTGCCGCACCCCGAGGGATTAGGTCCATTTTTTACAGGTCAGTGGAATCTTTATGCTCAAAACCCAGATTCCAATAATCATATATTTGGTACCCCTCAAGGAGCAGGAACTGCTATTCTAACACTTCTCGGGGGATTTCATCCACAAACTCAAAGTTTATGGTTGACTGATATTGCACACCATCATTTGGCTATTGCGTTTATTTTTCTAGTTGCTGGCCATATGTATAGAACTAATTTCGGGATTGGTCACAGTATTAAAGATCTTTTAGAAGCACATACTCCTCCGGGGGGTAGATTGGGGCGTGGACATAAGGGTCTTTATGACACAATCAATAATTCAATTCATTTTCAATTAGGTCTTGCTCTAGCCTCTTTAGGGGTTATTACTTCCTTGGTAGCACAACACATGTACTCTTTACCTGCTTATGCGTTTATAGCGCAAGACTTTACTACTCAAGCTGCCTTATATACTCATCATCAATATATAGCAGGCTTCATTATGACAGGGGCTTTTGCTCATGGAGCTATATTTTTTATTAGAGATTATAATCCAGAGCAGAATCAAGATAATGTCTTGGCAAGAATGTTAGACCATAAAGAAGCTATCATATCCCACTTAAGTTGGGCTAGCCTCTTTCTGGGGTTCCATACTCTGGGACTTTATGTCCATAACGATGTCATGCTTGCTTTTGGTACTCCGGAGAAACAAATTTTGATTGAACCTATATTTGCCCAATGGATACAATCTGCTCATGGTAAAACTTCCTATGGGTTCGATATACTTTTATCTTCAACGAACAGTCCGGCGTTCAATGCGGGACGAAGCATATGGTTGCCTGGTTGGTTAAACGCTGTAAATGAGAATAGTAATTCTCTATTCTTAACAATAGGGCCTGGAGACTTCTTGGTTCATCATGCTATTGCTCTTGGTTTACATACAACTACATTGATTTTAGTAAAAGGTGCTTTGGATGCGCGTGGTTCTAAGTTAATGCCTGATAAAAAAGATTTTGGTTATAGTTTTCCTTGTGATGGCCCGGGACGAGGCGGAACTTGTGATATTTCCGCTTGGGACGCATTTTATTTGGCAGTTTTCTGGATGTTAAATACCATTGGATGGGTTACTTTTTATTGGCATTGGAAACACATTACACTATGGCAGGGTAATATTTCACAGTTTAATGAATCTTCTACCTATTTGATGGGATGGTTAAGAGATTATCTATGGTTGAACTCTTCACAACTTATCAATGGATATAACCCTTTCGGTATGAATAGTTTATCAGTCTGGGCATGGATGTTCTTGTTTGGACATCTTGTTTGGGCTACTGGATTTATGTTCTTAATTTCTTGGCGCGGATATTGGCAGGAATTGATTGAAACTTTGGCATGGGCTCATGAACGTACACCTTTGGCTAATTTGATTCGATGGAGAGATAAACCAGTGGCTCTTTCCATTGTGCAAGCAAGATTGGTTGGACTAGCTCACTTTTCCGTAGGTTATATATTTACTTATGCAGCCTTCTTAATTGCCTCTACATCGGGCAAATTCGGTTAA
- the rps14 gene encoding ribosomal protein S14: MARKSVIQREKKRQKLEQKYHLIRRSSKKEISKVPSLSDKWEIHGKLESLPRNSAPIRLHRRCFSTGRPRANYRDFGLSGHILREMVHACFLPGATRSSW, from the coding sequence ATGGCAAGGAAAAGTGTTATTCAGAGGGAGAAGAAGAGACAAAAATTGGAACAGAAATATCATTTGATTCGCCGATCCTCAAAAAAAGAAATAAGCAAAGTTCCGTCGTTAAGTGATAAATGGGAAATTCATGGAAAATTAGAATCACTACCGCGTAATAGTGCACCTATACGTCTTCATCGACGTTGTTTTTCGACCGGAAGACCGAGAGCTAATTATCGAGACTTTGGATTATCTGGACACATACTTCGGGAAATGGTTCATGCATGTTTCTTGCCGGGTGCAACAAGATCCAGTTGGTAA
- the psbZ gene encoding photosystem II protein Z, giving the protein MTIAFQLAVFALIAISFILLISVPVVFASPEGWSNNKNVLFSGTSLWIGLVFLVGILNSLIS; this is encoded by the coding sequence ATGACTATTGCTTTCCAATTAGCTGTTTTTGCATTAATTGCTATTTCATTTATTTTATTGATTAGTGTACCTGTTGTATTTGCTTCTCCTGAAGGTTGGTCAAATAACAAAAATGTTCTATTTTCCGGTACATCATTATGGATTGGATTAGTGTTTCTAGTGGGTATTCTTAATTCTCTCATTTCTTGA